Below is a window of Lacrimispora xylanolytica DNA.
ATGTGAAAAGTATTTTAAATTTATAACAACAAAGGCCTTAGAGTATAGATTCTTTCAATATAAAAACCGCAAGCGAATTATGATATGTCCGCTTACGGTTTTTTGTACATCCTATCTTTTAAATATCTTCTTTTATTTTATTTTCATTATAATGCTTCCTGCAAAGAGAAACATACTTATCATTTGCTCCCAGAAGTATCTGTTCCCCATTTCTAAGAATGTTTCCATTCTGATCGAGCCTGGCGTTCATAATTGCATTATTGCCGCACCAGCAGGCAGTCTTTAATTCCTCCACCTCATCGGCCAGCTCTAAGAGGCGAGTGGATCCAGGAAAGAGATGGGAAGTAAAATCAGTTCTAAGCCCATAACAAAATACGGTGATATTATAATTGTCAACAATGTATGCTAAAAAATCAATGTCTGATTCCATAAGAAATTGAGCTTCATCTACTATAATTACATCATATCCCTTTATTACTTCCGGTTCAAAGCCCTTAAGCTGGGAAAATAAGATGCACTCAGCCTCAAGTCCTACTCTTGACTTGATCTTTTTAATATCATCACGGGTTTCGATGTCTGGCTTTATCAGTAATGCCTTTTTCCCCTTTTCTATGAAATTGTATCTGGTCATCAGCGCATTGGCCGTCTTTGAACTTCCCATTGCACCATATTTAAAATATAATTTTGCCACCTTTTCCTCCTTATGCCATCTCTTTTGAAGTAAAATTCTACGTTTTATCCCCTAATATCTTCTTATGTAGTTTAACGCCTGAGCCTAGCCGAATTTTCTAACAGCCTGGCGATTCTGGATTTACTGAAATTGACTTTCACCAATCGCCTCATAAATTCAAAAAGGGGGTAAGACAATCTGACGTAGTAATAATTAATATATTCTAAAATGGAAAAGATGTAAACAGCTATGCCAAATATTAACCTCTTTTCCGTAACTTCTGCACCAAGGAGGACTACAATGTATGCGATTAAAATACCTCCGTCAATGATACGAAATAAGCGGTATATGTTTGCTATCGGCTCCATATTAAGTGCTCTTCCATTGATTCCCCATAGAGTGATACCCCAAAATATACTTCCCTGTATCAGTATGATGCTGCAGCATAAAATAGGATAAAAGGCCACCATTGAAAATGAGAGTTGAAATTTTCGAATCCAGATCATATACAAAATCAAAAAAGAGATTCCAGAAAAGCCTTCCAAAATAATAAGTTCCTTTAACTCATTTTTTACGTTCAACGATTAAACCTCCTTTCAATCAAAGATTATACCATGAATACCATAGAATCGTAAGCATCTGACTCATTTTATATAATTCCACTTGTAATTACATACTTTCTCTGTAATCGCACATACTTAAATTGCGAGGTGATGATATGAAACTTATGTATCTCTTACAAATTATTTTTCGTTGCACTTTACTTGCTTTAGCCGTATATCATGGGGCAAAACGAGAAGCCAGATTCATGAAATCGGCTCTTCTTGTGTTTGCCATGACCTTTCTGCCTGCACTGATTCATGTTATCTTACGTGTGGAAATAGATTCGTTCAGCATACTTATTTATCTGGTCATCCTGTTTATGACTTTATATCTTGGTGGCTCCTTAGGTTATTATGACAGATTCAGCTGGTGGGACCGCATCACTCATTTTCTCTCCGGAGCAGCATTCGTAGGCTTTGGAATCGCCACAATTCGTGCAGGGTCTGATATAACAAAAATACTTGTCATTTTATTTGGATTTAATTTTTCCATCACACTTCACGTCTTTTGGGAAGTGTTGGAATACGTAAGCGATTGTGTCCTCCACGGAAATGCTCAACGATGGCAGAAATTTCATATTAATAAAAACCATGTATCTAATATTCACTTATCAGAGAAGGCAATTCAGCCTGCCGGACTGGTGGATACGATGAACGATTTTAACTGTTGTATAGTTGGCGCTGTATTGGCCTCGGCGGTCTGGTGGTTTTTCTTATAAATAACCGATTGACTTTTATTGTGCATTATGATATAATCCATTTGTATTTTAAATAAAGTTTTGATTTCGCATATATTTGTAAGTCATTATTTATTGATGATTTACAAGTATATGCGATTTTTTTATCTTCGCAGAAATACATTATAATTTTAAGGAGGTATCTTTTATGAAAAAAGGTACAGTTAAATGGTTTAACGCACAAAAGGGATTCGGCTTTATCTGTGATGAAGAAGGAAACGATGTATTCGTTCATTTCTCTGGTCTCGCTATGGAAGGTTTTAAGTCTTTAGAAGATGGTCAGTCAGTTGTATTTGAAACTACCCAGGGCAATCGTGGCCTTCAGGCTGTTAATGTTCACATCGCATAATCTCTCACCTATTTTAATTCATCACATCTAACTTATTTATCTTGTTCAAAATACCAAATTGATAAGTGAATATGTTTCAAGACTGATTATTAAATAGTCAGAGCAATGTTAATAATTACAGCTAAGTCAGCAGGGTTTATATCCATATTCCTTGCTGACTCAACCTAAAAATAACATATTAATGGTATCATAATATAAACTATGGGCTAACATGTTAGCTGGTAGTCTTTTTGCGTCCTTCTATTTGTTGGTACATGTTAAGAAATATTGAATCATAGGGCCAACTTTTTCTTTTTTCTCTATTTTAAAATAATCCCGGATGTATTGCTCAAATTCTTCCGGTGATAAATCATACTTATCTTCTCTACCTAAATACGCTTCAATCTTCATGGTAATTGAGAATTCAGGAGACCCTAAGTCTGGAACGTCCAGAACGAATTTTCCGTCAGGCTTTATAATCCTGTGCGCCTCCAAAATCACTTTCTCCACAAAATCTTTTTCAAAGTACTCCAGGGAACCAATACACGCTCCAATATCAAAAAAGCTTGTTTCAAATGGAGTTTGATGCATGCTGCAGCATTGAAAGGAACCTACTGATAACTGTTTTTTTTCAGTGAGCTTCTGCAATAATTCAATGGTCTTACTGCTTATATCTACCCCATGATAGGTGGAGGGCCAATCTTTATATCCGCCATACAAAAAATTCAAGCAACAGCCAAGATCAATAAAATTCATTTTGCTGGACGGAGATAAAAAATCAACGATTTCCGTACGGCTGCTGTCTGAGAGGCCTACTTCTTGTCTCATTTTTAGAAACAGCTCATATTCAGGATCTTTTGTTATGTATTCCGGAAAATTCTCATAAGAGTCAATGCCTTTTCTCCCAAGTTCAATGCCTTTATCATAAGATGCCGCCACTAATTCTAACTGCTTGTTCACTATATTTTCCCCCTTATTACATTTTGTTTTATGATTGATTTAGAATACCATATTTCCCCAGACAGTCAAATTTCCATATCTAAAAATATTTACTATAAGAATCCGAGGGAAAAGGAGTTTCCAGCCCCAGTACTCTTGGCCATAGTTTGGCATCATCTATTACAAATCCCATTATCATTCCCATATGTGTATGAAGATGGCGGTGCTGCGCTAATATTAAAGTAAATCTGATTGCTCCATATACTTCCTCACCGGGATTATTTGTAGATGGTTACGCTTAATCGTCTTTTAAACGGGTAGTGTTTGCAATGTATAAAAACCATGTAATACATGTGGTTAACAACGCCAGTGATATGATCGCTGTAAGAATACTATATGTCTGCCAGACAAGTATCATCGACCACCTATTTCCGATTAGCAGAGGAATAACCCAAATCAATACTGTAACTACCAGACAACTGGCGGTTGTTATTATGCCATTTTGGGTCATTTTCTGATGATAGTACTTATTCTTTCTATACAATCCTAAAAAGAAGAACAGGCCGGCAAACAGACAGCATATAATTGTGGCTAATGACAAAGCGATATCAAGCAACTGCGAGCTGCTGATTTTATAGGTTTGAGACTGTTTCCCCTCTAATATTTCTTCTACTTGCATCACAAGATTGGTGTTCGTATTTACACCATTGGTCAACAGGCATACGGCGATGTTTTTCTTTGGCAAGAGTAACACTTTCGTGGAGAAATTGGGGTTGCCTCCCGGGTGCTCCAAATAAGATTGGTCGGAATTTACATACCAGCCCGCCCCATAAAACATACCGTTATCATCCGTGACTGACAGATTTCCTTGATGGGATTTTTTGATTACCTTATGAAATACTTCAGGTATATCCTCCACCGCTCCCATCTGTATGTTCATCCAGCGTGCCATATCTTTGGTGCAGGAAATGATATAACCCGCTGGCTTATTTCCTGCAAAATCCGGCGCATCGTACGGAACTGTAATGAAGAATGACGAGCGGTAGCCCTGTGCCAATTCTCCGGTGGCTTCGGCCTCTGTCTTATAAACATATGTTTGATGTAAACCTAATGGTTGAAGCACTTGTTCTTTCATGTAATCTTCGTAGCTCTGACCCGAAACGGTTTCCATAACCAGTCCCAACACGTCATAATTAACAGTTCCATATCGACACTGCTCGCCAGGAGAAAATGACAACTCAGCTCCTGAAAGCATTTCCACTGTCTTACGCAGCATATCCGGCGTGTTCCCTTGTGGAATGTATTGACTGTGACCGCTATTCGTTAAACCGCTGGTATGGTGCAGAAAGTCATTGAGTGTAATATTTTGCATATCAATGGGCCTCCCCTGATACTTTAACGTAAACCAAGGTAAATACTTTTGAATGGAATCGCTCATTGACAGCATCCCTTTTTCTTCCATCAGTAAAATCCCCATACCAGTAAAGGCTTTACTGACCGAAGCAAGCTCATAGAGAGTATTTTCACTGGCAAGCAATCTCTTTTCACGGTCCGCGTACCCGGATGAAAAATAGAATACCTCATTATTTTCCAGTATTGTCATTGACATTCCCGGAACACCGGATATACGGCAGGCATCATTAAGCAATGTTTGTATGGAATCAGATTCGGAATCCGACAATGCGTAACTTATCATTGGGAATTTCGAGATAAGAATAAGTGCTGTCATTATAAGAATAATAATTTTTTTCATAGACTCTCCGTTTTAGAAAATTAACATTTAATCCAGTATCGATGTGTGATTTTCCCATTGTAAGGAACTTCATTTTCCAATATTGCTCCATTCTTTTTCATTGTTGCAATGGAGGCTAAGTTATCACTATCGACGGTTAGAAGAACCTTATCTAATCCGATTTTTCTGGCTTCAAACAATGCCAGCCTTAACATTTCAGCGGCATAACCTTTTTTTCGTTCTGATTTTCGGACACAATATCCGATATTTCCATAATATAGATACATCTCTTTTTTTAGATTATACCTAACATTAATCATTCCAATTAACTTTCCATCACACTCTCTTATAGCCATGAACTCATAAGAAGGGGCTTTTCCTGGTTCTACTGTTTCTTCCCTTTGATTATTATGTACTTTTAAAAGCCATTCCTCAATATTACTCATTGACTGTAAGTTCTCTGTGCCGTATAAGGTATCACCGCTTTTACAAAACTCTTCTTTGAATTCCAGTATCTTATCCTTATATTCTTCGGACGGCAACACCAGAAATAGTTCAGATTGATTCATATGATTCTTTACCTCCAATACGCCCATCTCCATTCTAATTATTATCTTTATTATAGATTTGGCAGAGTAATTTTACAAGTTAATTAAACAGCAAAAAATAATCCGAATATTTTTTTCAAATTCAATACTAAGTTACATTATCTCTAACTATATTTATATTTTTTTTTACTTATCATATTGCTACTACTTTATAAAGAAAACACCTATCGACCATAAATCGACAGGTGTTTTCTTTAGCATTGTATTTGCTTATAATATTAAATCAGGAATAAAAAAACCAAATTATTTTGCTGCCCATATTTCAATTTCTAATTTTATCTCTTCTAATCCTAAGGCATTAACATAAGCAACCGTCATAGAAGGATAAGGCGTACCAAAAAAATCATCATAAACCTTATAAAAATAATTCCAGTCTATTGCTTCAGTTGACCATATATTGACCTTGACCACATGATCTGGGATGAGATCTATACTCTTTAATAAATTGGATATATTTAAAAATGTATTATTTACTTGCTGATTAAACTCATCAGGAAAGTTACCATCTAAATCCGCTCCGACTTGTCCGGAAAAAGTGTAAAATGTTGCATTTGGCTCAATTTTTGTTATATGAGTATAATTCCCTACTGCTTTACTCACTCCTGAGGAATCTAGTCTACTAACTACATTATTGTTCACTTTAATAATCCTTTCTGTTTAGGGATAAAATAATTTCTACCATTATATATTGCACATAATATATAATTATCCGTTGATAGAAATTTATTTATCAAAAACAGAGATGGAATTTTTATGATGTTCAATACTTCTTGAACATAAGAATTGTATCATTCCGCCACCTCCCACGCCCCCATTGTATCGATTAATAAGGGCTTTGTCAAGTTGTGTTCTAGAACCAGTAATAGGTTAATTTTTATATCTTAGGTTTTGCAGCTTCTAATTGCTTTTGTTTGATTTCATGCCGGATGTCATTATCGATCTCGTTCAAATCTTTGACCGTTGAACTTGTATAACCCTGATAGTCAAACTGTAAAGCTCTATATTCTTCGCCTTGTAAAATAAAAAAAGTTAAACTAAAACTGGATTCCGTGAAATCATATTTATAACCATCAGACGTAGAAGATGCCTTGGAGAATACATAATATCGATATCCATCGTGATCAATTTCACAAATTTTTGATAAATCCTTATTCAATTGATTTTTGTCATTTGATATTTTTCCATAAACAAATAAATCTTCATCAAACCCAAGTAAGGCTTCATCATCCATTTCACTAATATTAACCTTAGCAATTACGTAAGGTGTATAAGTATCATTATCATCTGATTTTTCCTGATACAGTTCACATGATAAATACGGAAGAGTATACTTCTTGTATTCCATGTCATATGGAAAACTTCTCAAAGTAAATGTGACTCTCTTATCTTCCTCGTAAAACGTAGCTTCGCCCATGGATTCAGCTATAATTTGTGATACCTTGCTATCTTTTGAACAGCCTGTGATGCAAATAACACCTAGAGTCAGTGCTATTGTTAAAAGGTACTTTTTCATCGTACGCCCCCTAATAATAAATTTCCCGTGTGATATCACGTGACACTTATAGGTTTTATTATGCTCTATTTGGTAAATTGTTTCAACTAATAAAAAAAGAGCCCCTGGAAATAGGAGCATTTTCAAATGATACAACACGTAAATTAAAAAAGCCTAGCATATGCTAGACTTTTTTTAGTGGAGCAGACGGGAGTTGAACCCGTGTCCAAAAACCAATTCCCTGTTCTTCTACTATCATAGTCAGTCTATTGACATTCCCTCCGCTGCACGGGAACTGACACCCTTACAGCTTCAGTAGCTTCATAATACGTCCGTGTACTCAAAGCTTTGTACACGTCGTTTCTCACATAGTCGATGCCGGGATCTTAAAGTGTGAGTGCCTTAAGGCCGACAAGCAGCTTACGCTGCTAAAGCTAATTTATTATTGTTAGCGTTTATATTTAGGTTTGCCATTTGACGCATCGCATACGGATAGCTTCACCAGCTGCATAGCCCCTGTCGAAACCAGTACTGCCCCTGACTGGTACTCTCTACAGAGTATTATCATATTAACACGAAAAAAAATGTTTGTCAAGGTCAGTACTTTTGCTGGATTCAATCTCCTGTTATAAGTCATCGATGAGCGCACTGCTCTTTGCGTATGCGGTACTTCTGGCTTCGAAGAAGTCTGTTTTAATCAGATTGGCGTTGCTGTACTGGCTGACCCAGGACATGCTTTCCGGCTCTCTTTCATGGCCTTCATATACGGGGTCCCAGCCGAGGCTATGGCATCGTAAATTCCCAAGATACTTGATATAATCCGTAATCATCTGAGATGTCAGGCCAGGCACCTCATCTCCAATGGCATAACAGCCCCATTCGATTTCCTGCTCACAGCCCTCACGAATCATGTTTCGGTAGATTTCCACACATTCCTTAGTAAAAAGCTGGGGTTCTTCTTTTTTCAGTTCCAGTATCATACTGCGAAACAGCCACAAATGAGTATTCTCATCCCGGTTGATATAACGGATTTCCTGAGAAGAGCCTGTCATCTTTTGATTTC
It encodes the following:
- a CDS encoding thymidine kinase encodes the protein MAKLYFKYGAMGSSKTANALMTRYNFIEKGKKALLIKPDIETRDDIKKIKSRVGLEAECILFSQLKGFEPEVIKGYDVIIVDEAQFLMESDIDFLAYIVDNYNITVFCYGLRTDFTSHLFPGSTRLLELADEVEELKTACWCGNNAIMNARLDQNGNILRNGEQILLGANDKYVSLCRKHYNENKIKEDI
- a CDS encoding cold-shock protein, translated to MKKGTVKWFNAQKGFGFICDEEGNDVFVHFSGLAMEGFKSLEDGQSVVFETTQGNRGLQAVNVHIA
- a CDS encoding class I SAM-dependent methyltransferase; translation: MNKQLELVAASYDKGIELGRKGIDSYENFPEYITKDPEYELFLKMRQEVGLSDSSRTEIVDFLSPSSKMNFIDLGCCLNFLYGGYKDWPSTYHGVDISSKTIELLQKLTEKKQLSVGSFQCCSMHQTPFETSFFDIGACIGSLEYFEKDFVEKVILEAHRIIKPDGKFVLDVPDLGSPEFSITMKIEAYLGREDKYDLSPEEFEQYIRDYFKIEKKEKVGPMIQYFLTCTNK
- a CDS encoding serine hydrolase domain-containing protein; protein product: MKKIIILIMTALILISKFPMISYALSDSESDSIQTLLNDACRISGVPGMSMTILENNEVFYFSSGYADREKRLLASENTLYELASVSKAFTGMGILLMEEKGMLSMSDSIQKYLPWFTLKYQGRPIDMQNITLNDFLHHTSGLTNSGHSQYIPQGNTPDMLRKTVEMLSGAELSFSPGEQCRYGTVNYDVLGLVMETVSGQSYEDYMKEQVLQPLGLHQTYVYKTEAEATGELAQGYRSSFFITVPYDAPDFAGNKPAGYIISCTKDMARWMNIQMGAVEDIPEVFHKVIKKSHQGNLSVTDDNGMFYGAGWYVNSDQSYLEHPGGNPNFSTKVLLLPKKNIAVCLLTNGVNTNTNLVMQVEEILEGKQSQTYKISSSQLLDIALSLATIICCLFAGLFFFLGLYRKNKYYHQKMTQNGIITTASCLVVTVLIWVIPLLIGNRWSMILVWQTYSILTAIISLALLTTCITWFLYIANTTRLKDD
- a CDS encoding GNAT family N-acetyltransferase, encoding MNQSELFLVLPSEEYKDKILEFKEEFCKSGDTLYGTENLQSMSNIEEWLLKVHNNQREETVEPGKAPSYEFMAIRECDGKLIGMINVRYNLKKEMYLYYGNIGYCVRKSERKKGYAAEMLRLALFEARKIGLDKVLLTVDSDNLASIATMKKNGAILENEVPYNGKITHRYWIKC
- a CDS encoding RidA family protein codes for the protein MNNNVVSRLDSSGVSKAVGNYTHITKIEPNATFYTFSGQVGADLDGNFPDEFNQQVNNTFLNISNLLKSIDLIPDHVVKVNIWSTEAIDWNYFYKVYDDFFGTPYPSMTVAYVNALGLEEIKLEIEIWAAK